One part of the Symphalangus syndactylus isolate Jambi chromosome 1, NHGRI_mSymSyn1-v2.1_pri, whole genome shotgun sequence genome encodes these proteins:
- the CARNS1 gene encoding carnosine synthase 1 isoform X1 — MPQAFLYKAAPLGPGAVPLPPPPPLHPARSESARHARRAAAAARGWKARQGLGCPDSFVSLSLCLCHQSLSHSTHEMLSLDPSGPEWDCPLGSKDLEEEGPWGGGSGLPPTGCFPGSWRQDVGLDCKGSPEGAEARAWSVYYYSLLQSCLQQAGLPETQDRSQVPRTGCPGAEVTLCVLGSPSTFLPVLLEGGVQSPGNMLLCLSPAWLMKVPAPGQPGEAALLVSKAVSFHPGGLTFLDDFVPPRRATYFLAGLGLGPGRGREAAELARDLTCPTGASAELARLLEDRLLTRQLLAQQGGVAVPETLAFTYKPPGLLRGGDASPGLRLVELSGKEGQETLVKEEVEAFLRSEALGDILQVAVKLSGWRWRGRQALRLHPRVELGAVVDTVLALLEKLEEEESVLVEAVYPPVQLPCSDGPSPGPGLAVRICAVVCRTQGDRPLLSKVVCGVGRGDRPLRHHNSLPRTLEVALAQCGLGEEAQMAAVRQRVKAAAEAALAAVLALEAGLSAEQRGGRRAHTDFLGVDFALTAAGGVLTPVALELNCGLCLEACGALEGLWAAPRLGPAADEAAAAPLVETMLRRSARCLMEGKQLLVVGAGGVSKKFVWEAARDYGLQLHLVESDPNHFASQLVQTFIHFDMTEHRRDEENARLLAELVRARGLKLDGCFSYWDDCLVLTALLCQELGLPCSSPAAMRLAKQKSLTQLHLLRHHGPPWPAPSLHAVPCCPLASEADVERAVHQVPLPGVMKLEFGAGAVGVRLVEDAPQCHEHFSRITRDLQGEADHPGIGLGWGNAMLLMEFVEGTEHDVDLVLFGGRLLAAFVSDNGPTRLPGFTETAACMPTGLAPEQEAQMVQAAFRCCLGCGLLDGVFNVELKLTGAGPRLIEINPRMGGFYLRDWILELYGVDLLLAAVMVACGLRPALPTHPRARGHLVGVMCLVSQHLQALSSTASRETLQALHDRGLLRLNLLEEALVPGEYEEPYCSVACAGPSPTEARLRLLGLCQGLGIDGPSYPVAHFLSHFK, encoded by the exons ATGCCCCAGGCGTTTCTATATAAAGCGGCGCCGCTTGGGCCGGGCGCTGTGCCActgccaccgccgccgccgctgcatCCCGCCCGTTCTGAGTCCGCCCGCCACGCCCGCCGAGCCGCTGCCGCCGCCAG GGGCTGGAAGGCCAGGCAGGGACTTGGCTGCCCTGACTCCTTCgtctctctgtccctctgtctctgCCATCAGTCTCTCAGCCACTCCACCCACGAGATG CTCTCCCTGGATCCATCGGGTCCCGAGTGGGATTGCCCACTGGGCTCCAAGGACCTGGAGGAAGAGGGCCCCTGGGGAGGGGGCTCTGGCCTGCCGCCCACAGGCTGCTTCCCTGGCTCCTGGCGCCAGGACGTGGGCCTGGACTGCAAGGGATCCCCCGAGGGGGCCGAGGCCCGGGCTTGGAGTGTCTACTACTACAGCCTCCTGCAGAGCTGTCTGCAGCAAGCTGGCCTTCCGGAGACCCAGGACCGCAGCCAGGTGCCCCGCACAG GCTGTCCTGGGGCGGAGGTGACCTTGTGCGTTCTGGGCTCCCCCAGCACCTTTCTGCCTGTGCTGCTGGAGGGTGGGGTCCAGAGCCCGG GAAACATGCTCCTTTGCCTGTCCCCTGCTTGGCTGATGAAGGTGCCAGCACCCGGGCAGCCGGGTGAGGCAGCCCTGCTAGTCTCCAAGGCTGTGAGCTTCCACCCTGggggcctgacattcctggaTGACTTTGTCCCCCCGCGTCGTGCCACCTACTTTCTGGCAGGCCTGGGCCTGGGGCCCGGCCGGGGCCGAGAGGCAGCAGAACTCGCCCGTGACCTGACCTGCCCCACAGGAGCTTCGGCTGAGCTGGCCCGGCTGCTGGAGGACCGGCTGCTGACAAGGCAGTTGCTGGCCCAGCAGGGTGGTGTGGCTGTGCCAGAGACCCTGGCTTTCACCTACAAGCCACCAGGGCTGCTGCGGGGAGGGGATGCCAGCCCAGGGCTACGGCTGGTAGAGCTGAGTGGCAAAGAGGGCCAGGAGACGCTGGTGAAAGAGGAAGTGGAAGCTTTTCTGCGCTCCGAGGCCCTGGGCGATATCCTGCAG GTGGCTGTGAAGCTCAGTGGCTGGCGCTGGCGGGGGCGGCAGGCATTGCGTCTGCACCCGCGGgtagagctgggtgcagtggtggacACAGTGCTGGCGCTGCTGGagaagctggaggaggaggagagtgtCCTGGTGGAGGCTGTGTACCCACCTGTCCAGCTGCCCTGCTCAG ATGGTCCTTCACCCGGCCCTGGCCTGGCTGTGCGAATCTGTGCTGTGGTGTGTCGGACACAGGGCGACAGGCCACTGCTGAGCAAG GTGGTGTGCGGCGTGGGCCGCGGGGACCGCCCTCTACGGCACCACAACTCCCTGCCGAGGACGCTGGAGGTGGCACTGGCCCAGTGCGGCCTGGGCGAGGAGGCGCAGATGGCGGCCGTGCGGCAGCGCGTCAAGGCAGCGGCCGAGGCCGCGCTGGCCGCCGTGCTGGCTCTGGAGGCCGGCCTGAGTGCCGAGCAGCGCGGCGGGCGCCGGGCGCACACGGACTTCCTGG GCGTGGATTTCGCGCTGACGGCGGCCGGCGGCGTGCTGACCCCAGTGGCCCTGGAGCTGAACTGCGGCCTGTGCCTGGAGGCGTGCGGCGCGCTCGAGGGGCTGTGGGCCGCGCCGCGGCTAGGGCCGGCGGCCGACGAGGCGGCGGCCGCGCCGCTGGTGGAGACCATGCTTCGGCGGTCGGCGCGCTGCCTCATGGAGGGAAAGCAGCTGCTGGTGGTCGGTGCTGGCGGCGTCAGCAAGAAGTTCGTGTGGGAGGCGGCGCGCGACTACGGGCTCCAG CTGCACCTCGTGGAGTCAGACCCCAACCACTTTGCATCACAGTTGGTACAGACCTTCATCCACTTTGACATGACCGAGCACCGGAGGGATGAGGAGAACGCACGGCTGCTGGCAGAGTTGGTACGGGCTCGCGGCCTCAAGCTAGATGGCTGCTTCTCCTACTGGGATGACTGCCTGGTGCTCACAGCCCTGCTCTGCCAGGAGCTAGGTCTGCCCTGCAGCTCCCCAGCTGCCATGCGCCTGGCTAAGCAGAAGAGCCTCACCCAGCTGCACCTGTTGCGCCACCATGGCCCACCCTGGCCTGCACCCTCCCTCCATGCTGTGCCCTGCTGCCCACTGGCGAGCGAGGCTGATGTAGAGAGGGCCGTGCACCAGGTACCCCTTCCAGGTGTCATGAAGCTGGAGTTCGGGGCAGGTGCGGTGGGCGTGCGGCTGGTAGAGGATGCGCCACAGTGCCATGAGCACTTTTCCCGGATTACCCGAGACTTGCAGGGCGAGGCTGACCACCCAGGCattgggctgggctggggcaaTGCCATGCTGCTGATGGAGTTTGTGGAGGGCACCGAGCACGATGTAGACCTGGTGTTGTTTGGTGGGCGGCTGCTGGCTGCCTTTGTCTCCGACAATGGCCCTACGAGGCTGCCTGGCTTCACTGAGACGGCAGCCTGCATGCCTACCGGGCTGGCACCAGAGCAGGAGGCACAGATGGTTCAGGCAGCCTTTCGCTGTTGCCTGGGCTGTGGGCTGCTCGATGGAGTCTTCAACGTGGAGCTCAAGCTGACCGGGGCTGGGCCTCGGCTTATCGAGATCAACCCCCGCATGGGTGGCTTCTACCTGCGTGATTGGATCCTGGAGCTCTATGGCGTGGACCTGCTGCTGGCTGCTGTTATGGTGGCCTGCGGCCTGCGGCCTgccctgcccacccacccacGTGCTCGTGGCCATCTGGTGGGCGTCATGTGCCTTGTGTCCCAGCACCTACAGGCCCTGAGTTCCACCGCCAGCCGTGAGACCCTGCAGGCCCTGCACGACCGTGGCCTGCTACGCCTCAATCTGCTGGAGGAGGCCCTGGTGCCTGGCGAGTACGAGGAGCCCTACTGCAGTGTGGCCTGTGCCGGGCCCAGCCCCACCGAGGCCCGCCTCCGCCTGCTGGGCCTCTGCCAGGGCCTGGGCATCGATGGGCCCAGCTACCCTGTTGCTCACTTCCTGTCTCACTTCAAATAG
- the CARNS1 gene encoding carnosine synthase 1 isoform X3 — protein sequence MLSLDPSGPEWDCPLGSKDLEEEGPWGGGSGLPPTGCFPGSWRQDVGLDCKGSPEGAEARAWSVYYYSLLQSCLQQAGLPETQDRSQVPRTGCPGAEVTLCVLGSPSTFLPVLLEGGVQSPGNMLLCLSPAWLMKVPAPGQPGEAALLVSKAVSFHPGGLTFLDDFVPPRRATYFLAGLGLGPGRGREAAELARDLTCPTGASAELARLLEDRLLTRQLLAQQGGVAVPETLAFTYKPPGLLRGGDASPGLRLVELSGKEGQETLVKEEVEAFLRSEALGDILQVAVKLSGWRWRGRQALRLHPRVELGAVVDTVLALLEKLEEEESVLVEAVYPPVQLPCSDGPSPGPGLAVRICAVVCRTQGDRPLLSKVVCGVGRGDRPLRHHNSLPRTLEVALAQCGLGEEAQMAAVRQRVKAAAEAALAAVLALEAGLSAEQRGGRRAHTDFLGVDFALTAAGGVLTPVALELNCGLCLEACGALEGLWAAPRLGPAADEAAAAPLVETMLRRSARCLMEGKQLLVVGAGGVSKKFVWEAARDYGLQLHLVESDPNHFASQLVQTFIHFDMTEHRRDEENARLLAELVRARGLKLDGCFSYWDDCLVLTALLCQELGLPCSSPAAMRLAKQKSLTQLHLLRHHGPPWPAPSLHAVPCCPLASEADVERAVHQVPLPGVMKLEFGAGAVGVRLVEDAPQCHEHFSRITRDLQGEADHPGIGLGWGNAMLLMEFVEGTEHDVDLVLFGGRLLAAFVSDNGPTRLPGFTETAACMPTGLAPEQEAQMVQAAFRCCLGCGLLDGVFNVELKLTGAGPRLIEINPRMGGFYLRDWILELYGVDLLLAAVMVACGLRPALPTHPRARGHLVGVMCLVSQHLQALSSTASRETLQALHDRGLLRLNLLEEALVPGEYEEPYCSVACAGPSPTEARLRLLGLCQGLGIDGPSYPVAHFLSHFK from the exons ATG CTCTCCCTGGATCCATCGGGTCCCGAGTGGGATTGCCCACTGGGCTCCAAGGACCTGGAGGAAGAGGGCCCCTGGGGAGGGGGCTCTGGCCTGCCGCCCACAGGCTGCTTCCCTGGCTCCTGGCGCCAGGACGTGGGCCTGGACTGCAAGGGATCCCCCGAGGGGGCCGAGGCCCGGGCTTGGAGTGTCTACTACTACAGCCTCCTGCAGAGCTGTCTGCAGCAAGCTGGCCTTCCGGAGACCCAGGACCGCAGCCAGGTGCCCCGCACAG GCTGTCCTGGGGCGGAGGTGACCTTGTGCGTTCTGGGCTCCCCCAGCACCTTTCTGCCTGTGCTGCTGGAGGGTGGGGTCCAGAGCCCGG GAAACATGCTCCTTTGCCTGTCCCCTGCTTGGCTGATGAAGGTGCCAGCACCCGGGCAGCCGGGTGAGGCAGCCCTGCTAGTCTCCAAGGCTGTGAGCTTCCACCCTGggggcctgacattcctggaTGACTTTGTCCCCCCGCGTCGTGCCACCTACTTTCTGGCAGGCCTGGGCCTGGGGCCCGGCCGGGGCCGAGAGGCAGCAGAACTCGCCCGTGACCTGACCTGCCCCACAGGAGCTTCGGCTGAGCTGGCCCGGCTGCTGGAGGACCGGCTGCTGACAAGGCAGTTGCTGGCCCAGCAGGGTGGTGTGGCTGTGCCAGAGACCCTGGCTTTCACCTACAAGCCACCAGGGCTGCTGCGGGGAGGGGATGCCAGCCCAGGGCTACGGCTGGTAGAGCTGAGTGGCAAAGAGGGCCAGGAGACGCTGGTGAAAGAGGAAGTGGAAGCTTTTCTGCGCTCCGAGGCCCTGGGCGATATCCTGCAG GTGGCTGTGAAGCTCAGTGGCTGGCGCTGGCGGGGGCGGCAGGCATTGCGTCTGCACCCGCGGgtagagctgggtgcagtggtggacACAGTGCTGGCGCTGCTGGagaagctggaggaggaggagagtgtCCTGGTGGAGGCTGTGTACCCACCTGTCCAGCTGCCCTGCTCAG ATGGTCCTTCACCCGGCCCTGGCCTGGCTGTGCGAATCTGTGCTGTGGTGTGTCGGACACAGGGCGACAGGCCACTGCTGAGCAAG GTGGTGTGCGGCGTGGGCCGCGGGGACCGCCCTCTACGGCACCACAACTCCCTGCCGAGGACGCTGGAGGTGGCACTGGCCCAGTGCGGCCTGGGCGAGGAGGCGCAGATGGCGGCCGTGCGGCAGCGCGTCAAGGCAGCGGCCGAGGCCGCGCTGGCCGCCGTGCTGGCTCTGGAGGCCGGCCTGAGTGCCGAGCAGCGCGGCGGGCGCCGGGCGCACACGGACTTCCTGG GCGTGGATTTCGCGCTGACGGCGGCCGGCGGCGTGCTGACCCCAGTGGCCCTGGAGCTGAACTGCGGCCTGTGCCTGGAGGCGTGCGGCGCGCTCGAGGGGCTGTGGGCCGCGCCGCGGCTAGGGCCGGCGGCCGACGAGGCGGCGGCCGCGCCGCTGGTGGAGACCATGCTTCGGCGGTCGGCGCGCTGCCTCATGGAGGGAAAGCAGCTGCTGGTGGTCGGTGCTGGCGGCGTCAGCAAGAAGTTCGTGTGGGAGGCGGCGCGCGACTACGGGCTCCAG CTGCACCTCGTGGAGTCAGACCCCAACCACTTTGCATCACAGTTGGTACAGACCTTCATCCACTTTGACATGACCGAGCACCGGAGGGATGAGGAGAACGCACGGCTGCTGGCAGAGTTGGTACGGGCTCGCGGCCTCAAGCTAGATGGCTGCTTCTCCTACTGGGATGACTGCCTGGTGCTCACAGCCCTGCTCTGCCAGGAGCTAGGTCTGCCCTGCAGCTCCCCAGCTGCCATGCGCCTGGCTAAGCAGAAGAGCCTCACCCAGCTGCACCTGTTGCGCCACCATGGCCCACCCTGGCCTGCACCCTCCCTCCATGCTGTGCCCTGCTGCCCACTGGCGAGCGAGGCTGATGTAGAGAGGGCCGTGCACCAGGTACCCCTTCCAGGTGTCATGAAGCTGGAGTTCGGGGCAGGTGCGGTGGGCGTGCGGCTGGTAGAGGATGCGCCACAGTGCCATGAGCACTTTTCCCGGATTACCCGAGACTTGCAGGGCGAGGCTGACCACCCAGGCattgggctgggctggggcaaTGCCATGCTGCTGATGGAGTTTGTGGAGGGCACCGAGCACGATGTAGACCTGGTGTTGTTTGGTGGGCGGCTGCTGGCTGCCTTTGTCTCCGACAATGGCCCTACGAGGCTGCCTGGCTTCACTGAGACGGCAGCCTGCATGCCTACCGGGCTGGCACCAGAGCAGGAGGCACAGATGGTTCAGGCAGCCTTTCGCTGTTGCCTGGGCTGTGGGCTGCTCGATGGAGTCTTCAACGTGGAGCTCAAGCTGACCGGGGCTGGGCCTCGGCTTATCGAGATCAACCCCCGCATGGGTGGCTTCTACCTGCGTGATTGGATCCTGGAGCTCTATGGCGTGGACCTGCTGCTGGCTGCTGTTATGGTGGCCTGCGGCCTGCGGCCTgccctgcccacccacccacGTGCTCGTGGCCATCTGGTGGGCGTCATGTGCCTTGTGTCCCAGCACCTACAGGCCCTGAGTTCCACCGCCAGCCGTGAGACCCTGCAGGCCCTGCACGACCGTGGCCTGCTACGCCTCAATCTGCTGGAGGAGGCCCTGGTGCCTGGCGAGTACGAGGAGCCCTACTGCAGTGTGGCCTGTGCCGGGCCCAGCCCCACCGAGGCCCGCCTCCGCCTGCTGGGCCTCTGCCAGGGCCTGGGCATCGATGGGCCCAGCTACCCTGTTGCTCACTTCCTGTCTCACTTCAAATAG
- the CARNS1 gene encoding carnosine synthase 1 isoform X2: protein MCPLAHPAQDPPLLPSQLSLDPSGPEWDCPLGSKDLEEEGPWGGGSGLPPTGCFPGSWRQDVGLDCKGSPEGAEARAWSVYYYSLLQSCLQQAGLPETQDRSQVPRTGCPGAEVTLCVLGSPSTFLPVLLEGGVQSPGNMLLCLSPAWLMKVPAPGQPGEAALLVSKAVSFHPGGLTFLDDFVPPRRATYFLAGLGLGPGRGREAAELARDLTCPTGASAELARLLEDRLLTRQLLAQQGGVAVPETLAFTYKPPGLLRGGDASPGLRLVELSGKEGQETLVKEEVEAFLRSEALGDILQVAVKLSGWRWRGRQALRLHPRVELGAVVDTVLALLEKLEEEESVLVEAVYPPVQLPCSDGPSPGPGLAVRICAVVCRTQGDRPLLSKVVCGVGRGDRPLRHHNSLPRTLEVALAQCGLGEEAQMAAVRQRVKAAAEAALAAVLALEAGLSAEQRGGRRAHTDFLGVDFALTAAGGVLTPVALELNCGLCLEACGALEGLWAAPRLGPAADEAAAAPLVETMLRRSARCLMEGKQLLVVGAGGVSKKFVWEAARDYGLQLHLVESDPNHFASQLVQTFIHFDMTEHRRDEENARLLAELVRARGLKLDGCFSYWDDCLVLTALLCQELGLPCSSPAAMRLAKQKSLTQLHLLRHHGPPWPAPSLHAVPCCPLASEADVERAVHQVPLPGVMKLEFGAGAVGVRLVEDAPQCHEHFSRITRDLQGEADHPGIGLGWGNAMLLMEFVEGTEHDVDLVLFGGRLLAAFVSDNGPTRLPGFTETAACMPTGLAPEQEAQMVQAAFRCCLGCGLLDGVFNVELKLTGAGPRLIEINPRMGGFYLRDWILELYGVDLLLAAVMVACGLRPALPTHPRARGHLVGVMCLVSQHLQALSSTASRETLQALHDRGLLRLNLLEEALVPGEYEEPYCSVACAGPSPTEARLRLLGLCQGLGIDGPSYPVAHFLSHFK, encoded by the exons ATGTGCCCACTGGCCCACCCTGCCCAAGACCCACCACTTCTGCCCTCTCAGCTCTCCCTGGATCCATCGGGTCCCGAGTGGGATTGCCCACTGGGCTCCAAGGACCTGGAGGAAGAGGGCCCCTGGGGAGGGGGCTCTGGCCTGCCGCCCACAGGCTGCTTCCCTGGCTCCTGGCGCCAGGACGTGGGCCTGGACTGCAAGGGATCCCCCGAGGGGGCCGAGGCCCGGGCTTGGAGTGTCTACTACTACAGCCTCCTGCAGAGCTGTCTGCAGCAAGCTGGCCTTCCGGAGACCCAGGACCGCAGCCAGGTGCCCCGCACAG GCTGTCCTGGGGCGGAGGTGACCTTGTGCGTTCTGGGCTCCCCCAGCACCTTTCTGCCTGTGCTGCTGGAGGGTGGGGTCCAGAGCCCGG GAAACATGCTCCTTTGCCTGTCCCCTGCTTGGCTGATGAAGGTGCCAGCACCCGGGCAGCCGGGTGAGGCAGCCCTGCTAGTCTCCAAGGCTGTGAGCTTCCACCCTGggggcctgacattcctggaTGACTTTGTCCCCCCGCGTCGTGCCACCTACTTTCTGGCAGGCCTGGGCCTGGGGCCCGGCCGGGGCCGAGAGGCAGCAGAACTCGCCCGTGACCTGACCTGCCCCACAGGAGCTTCGGCTGAGCTGGCCCGGCTGCTGGAGGACCGGCTGCTGACAAGGCAGTTGCTGGCCCAGCAGGGTGGTGTGGCTGTGCCAGAGACCCTGGCTTTCACCTACAAGCCACCAGGGCTGCTGCGGGGAGGGGATGCCAGCCCAGGGCTACGGCTGGTAGAGCTGAGTGGCAAAGAGGGCCAGGAGACGCTGGTGAAAGAGGAAGTGGAAGCTTTTCTGCGCTCCGAGGCCCTGGGCGATATCCTGCAG GTGGCTGTGAAGCTCAGTGGCTGGCGCTGGCGGGGGCGGCAGGCATTGCGTCTGCACCCGCGGgtagagctgggtgcagtggtggacACAGTGCTGGCGCTGCTGGagaagctggaggaggaggagagtgtCCTGGTGGAGGCTGTGTACCCACCTGTCCAGCTGCCCTGCTCAG ATGGTCCTTCACCCGGCCCTGGCCTGGCTGTGCGAATCTGTGCTGTGGTGTGTCGGACACAGGGCGACAGGCCACTGCTGAGCAAG GTGGTGTGCGGCGTGGGCCGCGGGGACCGCCCTCTACGGCACCACAACTCCCTGCCGAGGACGCTGGAGGTGGCACTGGCCCAGTGCGGCCTGGGCGAGGAGGCGCAGATGGCGGCCGTGCGGCAGCGCGTCAAGGCAGCGGCCGAGGCCGCGCTGGCCGCCGTGCTGGCTCTGGAGGCCGGCCTGAGTGCCGAGCAGCGCGGCGGGCGCCGGGCGCACACGGACTTCCTGG GCGTGGATTTCGCGCTGACGGCGGCCGGCGGCGTGCTGACCCCAGTGGCCCTGGAGCTGAACTGCGGCCTGTGCCTGGAGGCGTGCGGCGCGCTCGAGGGGCTGTGGGCCGCGCCGCGGCTAGGGCCGGCGGCCGACGAGGCGGCGGCCGCGCCGCTGGTGGAGACCATGCTTCGGCGGTCGGCGCGCTGCCTCATGGAGGGAAAGCAGCTGCTGGTGGTCGGTGCTGGCGGCGTCAGCAAGAAGTTCGTGTGGGAGGCGGCGCGCGACTACGGGCTCCAG CTGCACCTCGTGGAGTCAGACCCCAACCACTTTGCATCACAGTTGGTACAGACCTTCATCCACTTTGACATGACCGAGCACCGGAGGGATGAGGAGAACGCACGGCTGCTGGCAGAGTTGGTACGGGCTCGCGGCCTCAAGCTAGATGGCTGCTTCTCCTACTGGGATGACTGCCTGGTGCTCACAGCCCTGCTCTGCCAGGAGCTAGGTCTGCCCTGCAGCTCCCCAGCTGCCATGCGCCTGGCTAAGCAGAAGAGCCTCACCCAGCTGCACCTGTTGCGCCACCATGGCCCACCCTGGCCTGCACCCTCCCTCCATGCTGTGCCCTGCTGCCCACTGGCGAGCGAGGCTGATGTAGAGAGGGCCGTGCACCAGGTACCCCTTCCAGGTGTCATGAAGCTGGAGTTCGGGGCAGGTGCGGTGGGCGTGCGGCTGGTAGAGGATGCGCCACAGTGCCATGAGCACTTTTCCCGGATTACCCGAGACTTGCAGGGCGAGGCTGACCACCCAGGCattgggctgggctggggcaaTGCCATGCTGCTGATGGAGTTTGTGGAGGGCACCGAGCACGATGTAGACCTGGTGTTGTTTGGTGGGCGGCTGCTGGCTGCCTTTGTCTCCGACAATGGCCCTACGAGGCTGCCTGGCTTCACTGAGACGGCAGCCTGCATGCCTACCGGGCTGGCACCAGAGCAGGAGGCACAGATGGTTCAGGCAGCCTTTCGCTGTTGCCTGGGCTGTGGGCTGCTCGATGGAGTCTTCAACGTGGAGCTCAAGCTGACCGGGGCTGGGCCTCGGCTTATCGAGATCAACCCCCGCATGGGTGGCTTCTACCTGCGTGATTGGATCCTGGAGCTCTATGGCGTGGACCTGCTGCTGGCTGCTGTTATGGTGGCCTGCGGCCTGCGGCCTgccctgcccacccacccacGTGCTCGTGGCCATCTGGTGGGCGTCATGTGCCTTGTGTCCCAGCACCTACAGGCCCTGAGTTCCACCGCCAGCCGTGAGACCCTGCAGGCCCTGCACGACCGTGGCCTGCTACGCCTCAATCTGCTGGAGGAGGCCCTGGTGCCTGGCGAGTACGAGGAGCCCTACTGCAGTGTGGCCTGTGCCGGGCCCAGCCCCACCGAGGCCCGCCTCCGCCTGCTGGGCCTCTGCCAGGGCCTGGGCATCGATGGGCCCAGCTACCCTGTTGCTCACTTCCTGTCTCACTTCAAATAG